One genomic segment of Danio aesculapii chromosome 15, fDanAes4.1, whole genome shotgun sequence includes these proteins:
- the LOC130242454 gene encoding LOW QUALITY PROTEIN: polypeptide N-acetylgalactosaminyltransferase 17-like (The sequence of the model RefSeq protein was modified relative to this genomic sequence to represent the inferred CDS: inserted 1 base in 1 codon; deleted 3 bases in 3 codons) produces the protein MMRFAGFRTPKSFMAFVMRRWKILLVLNVFTVAGFITFWGKCNIRTTKAVGQQMAADSRGQTNLNGSFQETSITHDVLLKRLGSLEDVVYRQLNGLSKSLGLIEGFGGRGRGGIPATLTPAEEKEAKFLREKYGYNAFLSDKISLDRSIPDYRPSKCKKAFFPRDLPQISIIFIFVNEALSVILRSVHSAVNHTPAHLLKEIILVDDNSDDVQLKGPLEEYVNKRYPGLIKIVRNQKREGLIRARIEGWKVATGEVTGFFDAHVEFTPTWAEPVLSRIKENHKRIILPSIDNIKDETFELERYENSGHGYNWELWCMYISPPKQWWDEGDTSAPIRTPAMIGCSFVVNREYFGDLGLLDAGMDVYGGENIELGIRVWLCGGSMEVLPCSRVAHIARTKKPYHSNIAFHTRRNALRVAEVWMDQYKSNVYLAWNLPMKNHGIDYGDVSERLALRKRLQCKNFDWYLDNIYPEMRRYNNTVFYGEIRNTNVTHLCVDQGXKENHTATLHPCHGWGPQLGRYTKEGYLFLGPLGSTGEDTRCVVDDKISSYPQLLNCEKVSSIRQKTWHFAQNESIISRATGRCLEIVPANVYFGYALILRSCTGQKWNIKNLMKQDQGQ, from the exons ATG ATGCGTTTCGCTGGATTCCGAACACCAAAATCGTTCATGGCCTTTGTGATGAGAAGATGGAAGATATTACTGGTGCTGAATGTGTTTACGGTGGCTGGCTTCATCACTTTTTGGGGCAAGTGCAATATACGCACCACCAAAGCTGTTGGACAACAGATGGCTGCCGATTCGAGAGGACAGACCAATCTGAATGGATCTTTTCAGGAGACCAGCATCACTCATGATGTACTCTTGAAGAGACTGGGATCACTGGAAGATGTGGTGTACAGACAACTCAATG GTTTGTCCAAGTCTCTTGGACTTATCGAAGGTTTTGGAGGCCGGGGTAGAGGAGGTATACCAGCCACACTTACACCAGCAGAAGAAAAGGAGGCCAAATTCCTGAGGGAGAAATATGGCTACAATGCATTTCTGAGTGACAAAATCTCTCTGGATAGATCAATTCCAGACTACCGTCCCAGCAA ATGCAAAAAGGCCTTTTTTCCCCGTGACCTGCCACAGATTTCCATAATTTTCATCTTTGTGAACGAGGCATTGTCCGTCATTCTGCGTTCAGTCCATTCAGCTGTCAACCACACACCAGCACATCTTCTAAAGGAGATCATCTTGGTGGATGACAACAGTGATGACG TGCAACTGAAAGGCCCACTGGAGGAGTACGTCAACAAGCGCTACCCAGGTCTTATCAAAATAGTGCGCAATCAGAAGAGAGAGGGGCTTATACGGGCTCGCATCGAGGGCTGGAAAGTGGCCACTGGGGAGGTGACCGGCTTCTTTGATGCCCATGTTGAGTTCACGCCTACATG GGCTGAACCAGTTCTGTCTAGAATCAAGGAGAACCACAAGAGGATCATCCTGCCCTCCATAGATAACATTAAAGATGAGACGTTTGAGCTGGAACGCTATGAGAACTCAGGCCACGGCTACAACTGGGAGCTCTGGTGTATGTATATCAGCCCACCCAAACAGTggtgggacgaaggggacacttcTGCACCTATCAG gaCGCCTGCAATGATAGGCTGTTCTTTTGTGGTAAACCGGGAATACTTTGGGGATTTGGGCCTACTGGACGCAGGGATGGATGTGTATGGAGGCGAAAATATAGAGCTGGGAATCAGG GTTTGGTTGTGTGGGGGCAGCATGGAAGTTCTGCCCTGTTCCAGAGTGGCCCATATTGCTCGAACAAAGAAGCCCTACCACAGTAACATTGCCTTTCACACAAGACGGAATGCTCTTCGAGTTGCTGAAGTCTGGATGGACCAATACAAATCTAATGTCTATTTGGCATGGAACCTTCCGATGAAG AACCATGGCATTGACTATGGAGATGTATCGGAGAGACTTGCGCTCAGGAAAAGACTCCAGTGCAAAAACTTTGACTGGTAC CTCGACAATATCTATCCAGAAATGAGAAGATACAACAACACTGTCTTTTATGGAGAA ATTCGCAATACCAATGTGACCCATCTGTGTGTGGACCAGG ATAAAGAAAACCACACAGCAACTCTGCACCCGTGCCATGGCTGGGGCCCTCAG CTGGGTCGCTACACTAAGGAGGGTTATCTTTTTCTGGGTCCTCTGGGAAGCACTGGCGAAGATACTCGGTGTGTGGTGGACGATAAAATCAGCAGCTATCCACAGCTCCTGAACTGCGAG AAGGTCTCAAGCATACGCCAGAAAACTTGGCACTTTGCACAG AATGAATCAATCATCAGCCGAGCTACAGGACGCTGC CTCGAGATAGTGCCGGCTAATGTCTACTTCGGCTACGCTCTGATCCTGCGCTCATGTACTGGCCAGAAGTGGAACATCAAGAATCTGATGAAACAAGACCAAGGGCAGTGA